One window of Anas acuta chromosome 23, bAnaAcu1.1, whole genome shotgun sequence genomic DNA carries:
- the LOC137843676 gene encoding TLC domain-containing protein 5-like, whose product MVSIVLEVACSLLAWLSLYAACCHWHRHRSHEWSCRLVTLLHGVAVTCLSGYVALLDGPWPLTHAGSPNTPLQIHVLALTLGYFIFDLGWCLYFQTEGDLMLLHHTLSICGMIMVLGLGKSATEVNAVVFVSEITNPLLQARWFLREMGRYHTLLGEVVDFFFVLLFLVLRIVGGALIMYAMLASPQPSWLLKAGGLAMYLVSLGFLVEICHFVRRKMLKKFPSWTSLRSTNAPVKTNGHLTAH is encoded by the exons ATGGTGTCCATCGTTCTCGAGGTGGCGTGCAGCCTGCTGGCCTGGCTGTCCCTGtatgctgcctgctgccactgGCACAGGCACCGCTCCCACGAGTGGAGCTGCCGCTTGGTCACCCTGCTGCACGGCGTGGCTGTCACCTGCCTCTCGGGCTACGTGGCTCTCCTGGATGGCCCCTGGCCTCTAACCCATGCAG GTTCACCAAACACACCTCTTCAGATCCACGTGCTGGCCCTGACCTTGGGTTACTTCATCTTTGACCTGGGCTGGTGCCTGTATTTCCAGACGGAGGGGGACCTCATGCTGCTCCACCACACGCTGAGCATCTGTGGCATGATCATGGTGCTGGGGCTCGGCAAGTCTGCCACGGAAGTCAATGCAGTTGTTTTCGTTAGCGAGATCACCAACCCCCTGCTGCAGGCCCGCTGGTTTCTGAGGGAAATGGGCCGCTACCACACCTTGCTGGGCGAGGTGGTGGATTTCTTCTTCGTGCTCCTCTTCCTCGTGCTGCGCATCGTGGGGGGAGCATTGATCATGTACGCGATGCTGGCGTCCCCTCAGCCCAGCTGGCTCCTCAAGGCCGGGGGCCTGGCCATGTACCTCGTATCTCTGGGGTTCCTGGTTGAGATCTGCCACTTCGTGAGGAGGAAAATGTTGAAGAAATTCCCTTCCTGGACAAGCCTGAGGAGTACGAATGCACCTGTGAAAACGAACGGGCACCTGACAGCTCATTAA